One window of Staphylococcus chromogenes genomic DNA carries:
- a CDS encoding pyridoxal-phosphate-dependent aminotransferase family protein, giving the protein MYFQNSILLTPGPTPVPAHIQAEMNLPMVGHRSSDFEAIAKEAFQSLKLVFGSDEEVMILSSSGTSALEASMVNLIEKDDHFVVIVSGAFGNRFKQIAETYYTHVHIYEVPWGEAFDPEKVFSFIQEIQTPIKAVFTQFCETSTAVLHPVAQLGAKLKTLNTTPLFVVDGVSCIGAVDVHMERDAIDVLISGSQKAMALPPGIAFVAYNQRALDEFYKSKTPKFYLDLAKHHKSLLQHSTPYTPNISAFRGIIAYRRYIESVGFDAIIAQHYQIRDAVRTALRALDLELLVKDEHASPTVTAFIPKDENELKKIKKDLKTQFNITIAGGQGKLKGQILRVGHMGDVSPFTLLSFISALEILLSQYRKTSYIGKGTQAFMEVVNDVL; this is encoded by the coding sequence ATGTATTTCCAAAACTCCATATTATTAACGCCAGGTCCAACACCTGTCCCTGCGCATATCCAAGCCGAAATGAATTTACCTATGGTGGGTCACCGTTCTTCTGATTTTGAAGCTATTGCGAAAGAGGCATTCCAATCACTAAAGTTAGTTTTTGGTAGTGATGAAGAGGTCATGATTTTGTCCTCAAGTGGAACGAGTGCACTGGAAGCAAGTATGGTCAATTTGATAGAAAAAGACGATCATTTTGTAGTTATTGTTTCTGGAGCATTTGGTAATAGATTTAAGCAGATTGCCGAGACATATTATACTCATGTACATATCTATGAAGTCCCATGGGGAGAAGCTTTTGATCCAGAAAAAGTATTTTCATTTATACAAGAAATCCAAACGCCTATCAAAGCTGTCTTTACACAATTTTGTGAAACTTCAACGGCTGTTCTCCATCCAGTCGCACAACTTGGGGCAAAATTAAAAACCTTAAATACAACTCCCCTCTTTGTCGTAGATGGCGTTAGCTGTATCGGGGCTGTTGATGTTCATATGGAAAGAGATGCTATTGATGTATTAATTTCAGGAAGTCAAAAAGCAATGGCGTTACCTCCTGGCATTGCTTTTGTTGCCTATAATCAACGTGCTCTAGATGAATTTTACAAAAGCAAAACACCTAAATTTTATTTAGATTTGGCCAAACATCACAAATCCTTATTACAACATTCTACGCCTTATACGCCTAATATTTCAGCTTTTCGCGGTATCATCGCATATAGACGTTACATTGAAAGCGTAGGTTTTGATGCCATCATAGCGCAACATTATCAAATTCGAGATGCTGTACGCACGGCATTGCGCGCATTGGATTTAGAACTCCTCGTCAAAGATGAACATGCCTCACCTACAGTTACCGCCTTTATTCCAAAGGACGAAAATGAACTTAAAAAAATCAAAAAAGACCTTAAAACGCAATTTAATATCACTATTGCGGGAGGACAAGGTAAATTAAAAGGCCAAATTTTACGTGTGGGTCATATGGGGGATGTCTCTCCTTTTACCTTATTGTCGTTTATCTCAGCACTAGAAATTTTACTCTCACAATATCGTAAGACATCTTATATTGGAAAAGGAACGCAAGCATTTATGGAGGTGGTAAATGATGTCTTATAA
- a CDS encoding SACOL1771 family peroxiredoxin yields MVQHDFKVNFHWQGGRDETGKFKGDILQESFSIPASLGGMGHGTNPDELLVSAAGSCFTISLAATLERAHFNIQELQITSIGTAEFNENRFTMKQILHDIQITVEDHATKDKLERRIKRLLEIADNHCMVSNSLRGNVRIESRAKIII; encoded by the coding sequence TTGGTTCAACACGATTTTAAAGTGAATTTCCATTGGCAAGGTGGCCGTGATGAAACAGGCAAATTTAAAGGGGATATTTTGCAAGAATCATTTTCTATTCCTGCATCATTAGGAGGGATGGGACATGGTACAAATCCTGATGAATTATTAGTCAGTGCTGCAGGGAGTTGTTTTACCATTTCATTAGCCGCTACACTGGAGCGCGCGCATTTCAATATTCAAGAACTACAAATAACATCAATTGGAACAGCTGAATTTAATGAAAATAGATTTACTATGAAGCAAATTTTACACGATATTCAAATTACTGTTGAAGATCACGCAACCAAAGATAAATTGGAACGACGTATCAAACGATTACTTGAAATTGCGGATAATCATTGTATGGTCTCTAATAGTTTAAGAGGCAATGTACGCATAGAAAGTCGAGCAAAAATCATTATTTAA
- a CDS encoding glycerophosphodiester phosphodiesterase, with protein sequence MKLNKPFKEFKIVAHRGFSEQFPENTREAYQAALSRHIDMLEIDLHMTRDGALVAIHDESIDRTSNSKGDVASYTLEKLRSFDFGSWKKGHKEAEIMTFDEVLKLCKNYSKTLLIEIKNPKKYPGIEKAVIQKIKNAQFPYYRVIIQSFDMNSVQTFRTLTPYIQTGVLISKRKYWLKQPPFKDIASYADYINPNYKLANRKFIKRAHSENLKVIPYTVNDMKIAKKLIQRGVDGLITDAPSRLFKL encoded by the coding sequence ATGAAACTCAATAAACCTTTTAAGGAATTTAAAATCGTGGCTCATCGTGGTTTTTCAGAACAATTTCCAGAAAATACACGTGAAGCCTACCAAGCGGCTCTGAGTCGCCATATAGATATGCTAGAAATTGATTTACATATGACGCGTGATGGAGCGCTTGTCGCAATACATGATGAATCCATCGATCGAACTTCTAATTCGAAAGGCGACGTGGCTTCCTATACGTTAGAGAAATTGAGAAGTTTTGATTTTGGAAGTTGGAAAAAAGGACATAAAGAAGCGGAAATTATGACCTTCGATGAAGTATTAAAATTATGTAAAAACTATTCTAAAACTTTGCTCATTGAAATAAAAAATCCAAAAAAATACCCAGGTATTGAAAAAGCAGTCATTCAAAAAATTAAAAATGCACAATTTCCATATTACAGAGTGATTATTCAATCGTTCGATATGAACTCTGTGCAAACATTCCGTACATTAACACCTTATATTCAAACGGGTGTATTGATTAGTAAACGAAAATATTGGTTAAAACAACCACCCTTCAAAGATATTGCAAGTTACGCTGATTATATTAATCCAAATTATAAATTAGCAAATCGTAAGTTTATAAAACGGGCACACTCAGAAAATTTAAAAGTCATTCCATATACTGTTAACGATATGAAGATTGCTAAAAAGTTGATTCAACGAGGCGTAGACGGTCTCATTACAGATGCACCAAGCCGATTGTTTAAATTATAA
- a CDS encoding ornithine cyclodeaminase family protein, whose product MKIWNDEIIQSTYKMSDAIKDIETLFNNMDAITTAQRVVLPTGEGAKSMLYMPCIHTEKQMGIIKITSITPENPQQGRPTTQANIIITNIETGEHVASLDASYLTRLRTGALSGIATKYMSRTQSQTLGMIGTGGMAFEQLLGNLEVRPIKKVLLYNRTQEKAEQFKQRIFQSFPSLEVDIVQDVQTLVKQSDIINCQTASQSPVFEAKDVQKGTHINGIGSYRPDMKELDFHLFPDAQHIVFDDIEGVKEESGEFIEADQQNIFKFDEIDGDLQSVVLNDESLRKQDDEISIFKCVGAAHFDLAVAIGAYEKLLKNAN is encoded by the coding sequence ATGAAAATATGGAACGATGAAATCATTCAATCTACATACAAAATGTCTGATGCAATTAAAGATATTGAGACACTTTTTAATAATATGGATGCGATTACTACCGCACAACGTGTCGTTCTTCCTACTGGAGAAGGTGCAAAGTCCATGCTTTACATGCCTTGTATTCATACAGAAAAACAAATGGGCATCATTAAAATTACATCAATTACGCCTGAAAACCCACAACAAGGGCGCCCTACCACTCAAGCGAACATCATTATTACGAATATCGAGACGGGTGAGCATGTTGCAAGTCTTGATGCTAGTTATTTAACGCGTTTGCGTACAGGAGCTTTAAGCGGTATCGCGACAAAATATATGAGCCGTACTCAGAGTCAAACTTTAGGAATGATTGGGACTGGAGGAATGGCCTTTGAACAATTATTAGGCAATTTAGAAGTACGCCCGATAAAGAAAGTATTACTCTATAACAGAACGCAAGAAAAAGCTGAACAGTTTAAACAACGCATTTTTCAGTCCTTCCCTTCTTTAGAAGTCGACATTGTGCAAGACGTTCAAACGCTCGTTAAGCAGTCAGATATCATTAATTGTCAAACCGCCTCTCAATCACCCGTGTTTGAAGCGAAAGATGTGCAAAAAGGGACGCATATCAATGGGATAGGTTCTTATCGTCCAGATATGAAAGAACTCGATTTTCATTTATTTCCAGATGCCCAACATATTGTCTTTGATGATATTGAAGGTGTAAAAGAAGAATCAGGAGAATTTATAGAAGCGGATCAGCAAAATATCTTTAAATTTGATGAAATTGATGGTGATTTACAATCTGTCGTGTTGAATGATGAATCATTAAGGAAACAAGATGACGAAATCAGCATTTTTAAATGTGTTGGTGCAGCACACTTCGATTTAGCAGTAGCTATTGGAGCTTATGAAAAATTATTAAAAAATGCGAACTAA
- the rpsD gene encoding 30S ribosomal protein S4, protein MARFRGSSWKKSRRLGISLSGTGKELEKRPYAPGQHGPTQRKKLSEYGLQLREKQKLRYLYGMTERQFRNTFEAAGKQGGVHGENFMILLASRLDAVVYALGLARTRRQARQLVGHGHVEVDGKRVDIPSYTLKPGQEITVREKSKKLAIIEESIEINNFVPDYLEFDADNLKGTFVRLPERSELPAEINEQLIVEYYSR, encoded by the coding sequence ATGGCTCGATTCAGAGGTTCAAGCTGGAAAAAATCTCGTCGTTTAGGTATCTCATTATCAGGTACTGGTAAAGAATTAGAAAAACGTCCTTATGCACCAGGACAACATGGTCCAACTCAACGTAAAAAATTATCTGAGTATGGATTACAATTACGTGAAAAACAAAAATTACGTTACTTATATGGAATGACTGAAAGACAATTCCGTAACACTTTCGAAGCTGCTGGTAAACAAGGCGGTGTTCACGGTGAAAACTTCATGATCTTATTAGCTAGCCGTTTAGATGCAGTGGTTTACGCATTAGGTTTAGCACGTACACGTCGTCAAGCACGTCAATTAGTAGGTCATGGTCATGTTGAAGTAGATGGTAAACGTGTAGACATCCCATCATATACTTTAAAACCTGGTCAAGAAATCACTGTTCGTGAAAAATCTAAAAAATTAGCGATTATCGAAGAGTCCATCGAAATCAATAATTTCGTTCCTGACTACTTAGAATTTGACGCTGATAACTTAAAAGGTACTTTCGTACGTCTTCCTGAACGTAGCGAATTACCAGCTGAAATCAACGAACAATTAATCGTTGAGTACTACTCACGTTAA
- a CDS encoding GAF domain-containing protein → MNNQTNYDLISRQLDALLTDETDIIANLSNTSALLNENLSDINWVGFYLLKNNALILGPFQGKPACVHIQIGSGVCGTAVKHDSVQRVADVNAFPGHIACDANSQSEIVLPIHKNNEIIGVLDIDAPIKDRFSHSDEQGLQTIVEVLERHL, encoded by the coding sequence ATGAATAATCAAACAAATTACGATTTAATCTCGCGTCAACTGGATGCATTATTGACTGACGAGACGGATATCATTGCAAATTTAAGTAATACATCCGCACTCTTAAATGAAAACCTATCCGATATTAATTGGGTTGGCTTTTATTTACTAAAAAACAATGCGTTAATTTTGGGGCCCTTTCAAGGTAAACCTGCCTGTGTCCATATTCAAATCGGTAGTGGTGTATGTGGTACTGCTGTTAAACATGATAGCGTTCAACGTGTTGCTGACGTGAATGCTTTTCCTGGTCATATTGCGTGTGATGCGAATAGTCAATCAGAAATAGTGCTTCCAATTCATAAAAATAACGAAATTATCGGTGTATTAGATATTGACGCCCCTATTAAAGATCGATTTAGCCATTCAGATGAGCAAGGTTTACAAACAATCGTTGAAGTTTTAGAGCGCCATTTATAA
- the ezrA gene encoding septation ring formation regulator EzrA — MALYIILAIIIIILIGIGILFMMRSNKRTIIQSAEDRKVKLNDLSYDESLHKLEQLNLTGQTKAEYDALNSSWKSSLNDYLMPVDEKIHEAEVNLDKFKFTQAETDINDAHEMMDAYEAKHLELTEKADKVLKIHHDSDELFEQTKEEHRKLKREVLANRHQFGEAAPPLEKEIEQVEPELSLYEELKQEGNFRQAHEHIKNLNEDLTFLKEDMKEIPDLIREAQKELPGQFQDLKYGVRDLKVEGYDLDHVKVDGTLQSLKTELSFVEPMISRLELDEANKKLENINLQLDEMYDLIEHEVKAKNAVEESKERITDDLFHAKDMNYTLQTEIEYGRENYYINESDIQSVRQFENEIQNLITVYDEILMEMAKSSVRYSEVQDNLKYIEDHVDVINEKQQKLQNHLVSLREDEAEAEEHILRVQSKKEEIYRRLLASNLTSVPERFIILKNEIDYEVREVNERFSERPVNVQHLKDKVNKVVLQMNKFEDEANDVLINAVYAEKLIQYGNRYRKDYNDLDKSLNEAERLFKNNRYKRSSEISAQALDRVEPGISETIEREVMNQQP; from the coding sequence ATGGCATTATATATTATTTTAGCTATTATCATCATTATACTGATTGGTATCGGTATCCTTTTTATGATGCGATCCAACAAGAGAACCATCATTCAAAGTGCAGAAGATCGTAAAGTAAAATTAAACGATCTCTCTTATGACGAAAGTTTACATAAGTTAGAGCAATTGAATTTGACAGGTCAAACAAAAGCCGAATACGACGCATTAAATTCGTCATGGAAATCATCCCTTAATGACTACTTAATGCCAGTAGATGAAAAGATTCACGAAGCAGAAGTAAATTTAGATAAATTTAAATTTACGCAAGCAGAAACGGACATCAATGATGCGCACGAAATGATGGATGCGTATGAAGCCAAACATTTAGAATTAACTGAAAAAGCCGACAAGGTATTGAAGATTCATCATGACAGTGATGAGCTATTTGAACAAACTAAAGAAGAACATCGCAAACTCAAGCGTGAGGTGCTTGCGAATCGTCATCAATTTGGAGAGGCTGCTCCGCCATTAGAAAAAGAAATAGAACAAGTGGAACCAGAATTGTCTTTATACGAAGAATTAAAGCAAGAAGGGAATTTTAGACAAGCACACGAACATATTAAAAATTTAAATGAAGACTTAACATTTTTGAAAGAAGATATGAAAGAAATTCCTGATTTAATTCGCGAGGCACAAAAAGAGTTGCCAGGACAATTTCAAGATTTGAAATATGGCGTGCGTGATTTAAAAGTGGAAGGTTATGATTTAGATCACGTTAAAGTCGATGGTACATTACAGAGCTTGAAAACAGAATTAAGCTTTGTAGAACCTATGATTAGTCGGTTAGAGTTAGATGAAGCGAATAAAAAATTAGAAAATATTAATCTACAGTTAGATGAAATGTATGATTTGATTGAGCATGAAGTGAAAGCTAAAAATGCTGTAGAAGAATCAAAAGAGCGTATTACAGATGATTTATTTCATGCGAAAGATATGAACTATACGCTACAAACTGAAATTGAATACGGACGAGAAAACTACTACATTAACGAAAGCGACATCCAAAGCGTTCGACAATTTGAAAATGAAATTCAAAATTTAATTACGGTATACGACGAAATTTTGATGGAGATGGCAAAATCATCTGTACGATATAGTGAAGTGCAAGATAATTTGAAATATATTGAAGATCACGTTGACGTAATTAACGAAAAACAACAAAAGCTTCAAAACCATCTTGTGTCATTACGAGAAGATGAGGCAGAGGCAGAAGAGCACATTTTACGTGTTCAAAGTAAAAAAGAAGAAATTTATCGACGCCTACTCGCTTCAAACTTAACGAGTGTGCCTGAACGTTTCATCATTCTTAAAAACGAAATTGACTATGAAGTCAGAGAAGTGAATGAACGTTTTAGTGAAAGACCCGTTAATGTTCAACACTTAAAAGATAAGGTGAATAAAGTCGTATTACAAATGAATAAGTTTGAAGATGAAGCGAATGATGTATTAATCAATGCAGTCTATGCCGAAAAGCTCATTCAATATGGTAATCGCTATCGAAAAGACTACAACGATTTAGATAAGAGCTTAAATGAGGCCGAACGTTTATTTAAAAATAACCGTTATAAACGTTCAAGTGAAATCTCTGCACAAGCTTTAGACCGTGTAGAACCTGGTATTTCTGAAACGATAGAACGTGAAGTAATGAATCAACAACCTTAA
- a CDS encoding cysteine desulfurase family protein, which yields MLYFDNAATTRPDPEVLKSYMKVNETLFFNPNSPHVKGVEAARLLEKAREQIKSSLNLREETLIFTSGATESNNMALKGAAYQKKPFGKTIITSVLEHPSVLEVMRQLEQEGFTLKYVKITESGQIDLNHLESLLNNDVILVTCMQVNNIMGQIQPIEEIGQILTRFPKVHFHVDAVQALGKVPLTMTGIDSLAISGHKFNGLKGQGLLVLKNAHAVSPIIQGGGQELGLRSGTVNLPSDVALAKAIRLAVTTQSEMMSTLRKVNDEIRQRLQNYPGIVVNSPITASPHILNIAFPGVRGEVLVNAFSKQDVLVSTTSACSSKQSKVNEVLLAMNIDTTNILGSIRLSFDQHTSNEDVNVFFQALDHVYNEVEELLRK from the coding sequence ATGTTATATTTTGACAATGCTGCGACAACAAGACCTGACCCAGAAGTATTAAAGAGTTACATGAAAGTGAATGAAACGTTGTTTTTTAATCCAAATAGCCCTCACGTAAAAGGGGTGGAAGCTGCGCGTCTACTTGAAAAAGCACGCGAGCAAATTAAATCCTCGTTAAATTTGCGTGAGGAGACACTTATTTTTACAAGTGGCGCCACAGAATCAAATAATATGGCATTAAAAGGTGCGGCGTATCAGAAAAAACCTTTTGGTAAAACAATTATCACCTCTGTTCTTGAACATCCATCTGTCTTAGAAGTGATGCGACAGTTAGAGCAAGAGGGCTTCACTTTAAAATATGTCAAGATCACGGAATCAGGTCAAATAGACCTAAATCATTTAGAATCGTTACTCAACAACGATGTGATTCTTGTGACGTGTATGCAAGTGAATAATATTATGGGGCAAATTCAGCCTATCGAAGAAATCGGTCAAATCTTGACACGCTTTCCGAAAGTTCATTTTCATGTGGATGCTGTTCAAGCCTTAGGCAAAGTCCCTTTGACGATGACAGGAATAGATAGTTTAGCTATTAGTGGACATAAATTTAATGGTTTAAAAGGCCAAGGATTACTTGTACTAAAAAATGCACATGCTGTTTCACCGATTATTCAAGGGGGCGGTCAAGAGCTCGGACTTCGGAGTGGTACTGTGAACTTACCAAGTGATGTTGCGTTAGCGAAAGCAATTCGTTTAGCTGTTACCACGCAAAGTGAAATGATGTCCACTTTAAGAAAAGTTAATGACGAAATACGCCAACGCCTCCAAAACTACCCTGGTATAGTAGTGAACTCACCGATCACTGCCTCCCCTCATATTTTAAATATTGCTTTTCCAGGGGTAAGGGGTGAAGTTTTAGTGAATGCATTTTCTAAACAAGATGTCTTGGTTTCAACAACCAGTGCATGTTCATCTAAACAGTCAAAAGTTAATGAGGTATTACTTGCGATGAATATTGATACTACAAATATATTAGGAAGTATTCGTTTATCTTTTGACCAACATACATCAAATGAGGATGTAAACGTGTTCTTCCAAGCATTAGATCACGTCTATAATGAAGTAGAGGAGTTGCTAAGAAAATGA
- the thiI gene encoding tRNA uracil 4-sulfurtransferase ThiI: MIYDHLLVRYGELTLKGANRKTFVSQLRSNVKRALMPLKGYEVKANRDRMYIQLQPEAEIEEMIARISKVYGVHSISPVLKIEKTMEAMYEHAIKFADQYNAGDSFKVEVKRSDKQFEYETFAIQRMVGGAVLKHAEDLHVDVRQPDHEIKIEVRLDAVYMYDRVIPAIGGLPIGTGGKTLLMLSGGIDSPVAGMEVMRRGVTIEAIHFHSPPFTSEKAKEKVIELTRIMAERVGTIKLHIVPFTEVQKQVHKVVHERYTMTSTRRMMLRIADKVVQQIGADAIVNGENLGQVASQTLKSMYAINAVTSTPVLRPLLSLDKEEIINKAKALGTFETSIQPFEDCCTIFTPKNPVTEPQFDKVIQYESGYDFEPMIEKAMAEIETLVIDKNYQIHAQETEQWDDDLF; the protein is encoded by the coding sequence ATGATATATGATCATCTTCTAGTAAGATATGGAGAACTAACATTAAAAGGGGCAAATCGTAAAACATTTGTAAGTCAATTACGTTCAAATGTCAAACGTGCTTTGATGCCTTTAAAAGGTTATGAAGTGAAAGCCAATAGAGATAGAATGTATATTCAACTTCAACCTGAAGCGGAAATAGAAGAAATGATTGCGCGTATTTCAAAAGTTTACGGGGTTCATTCGATAAGTCCAGTGCTTAAAATTGAAAAAACAATGGAAGCGATGTACGAACATGCTATCAAGTTTGCAGATCAATATAACGCTGGAGACAGTTTTAAAGTCGAAGTTAAACGTTCGGACAAACAGTTTGAATATGAGACTTTTGCAATACAACGGATGGTTGGAGGCGCAGTTCTAAAACATGCAGAGGATTTACACGTTGACGTACGTCAGCCAGACCATGAAATTAAAATTGAGGTCCGTTTGGATGCGGTCTATATGTATGATCGAGTGATTCCAGCAATCGGCGGATTACCAATTGGTACCGGTGGAAAAACACTCTTAATGTTATCAGGAGGCATTGATTCACCTGTAGCTGGCATGGAAGTTATGCGTCGAGGTGTGACAATTGAAGCTATTCATTTTCATAGTCCACCTTTTACTAGTGAGAAGGCGAAAGAAAAAGTCATTGAACTCACGCGTATTATGGCTGAGCGTGTAGGGACAATTAAGCTACATATCGTGCCATTTACTGAAGTTCAAAAACAAGTTCATAAAGTCGTTCATGAACGTTATACAATGACATCAACACGCCGCATGATGTTAAGAATTGCAGATAAAGTTGTGCAACAAATTGGTGCAGATGCCATTGTAAATGGAGAAAATTTAGGTCAAGTTGCAAGTCAAACGCTTAAGAGTATGTATGCTATAAACGCAGTGACATCAACACCAGTTTTACGTCCTTTATTATCGTTAGATAAAGAGGAAATCATTAATAAAGCCAAAGCGTTAGGAACGTTTGAAACGTCTATCCAACCTTTTGAAGATTGTTGTACGATTTTTACGCCTAAAAATCCAGTGACAGAACCACAATTTGATAAAGTAATACAGTATGAATCTGGCTATGATTTTGAACCAATGATTGAGAAAGCGATGGCTGAGATTGAAACATTAGTCATTGATAAAAATTATCAAATCCATGCTCAAGAAACAGAACAATGGGATGATGATTTATTCTAA
- a CDS encoding sulfite exporter TauE/SafE family protein, which produces MELDLTLILIAVAFAFLAAFIDAVVGGGGLILIPALLALGIPPATALGTNKMASAFGSFTSATRFIRAKKVDLAIVGKLFPLSFIAAIGGTSLAVFLPSEVLKPLVIIILTCVLIYTLVKKDWGATRTYRKLTPVKAIIFILLIVVIGFYDGFLGGGTGSFLMFALLVVGFDFLSAAGNAKVLNFASNLGSLLMFMYLGHVDYVLGLLLALSSVVGSYAGAQFAIRKGVSYVKVLFVVVTLILILKNTYDYIQDFLL; this is translated from the coding sequence ATGGAATTAGATTTAACGCTTATTTTAATTGCAGTCGCTTTTGCTTTTCTAGCTGCCTTTATTGATGCTGTCGTTGGGGGCGGCGGATTGATTTTAATTCCTGCTTTGCTTGCGCTTGGAATCCCGCCGGCAACGGCATTAGGAACTAATAAAATGGCAAGCGCCTTTGGTTCGTTTACCAGTGCCACTCGTTTTATTCGTGCGAAGAAAGTGGATCTTGCCATTGTTGGAAAACTGTTTCCACTCTCATTTATTGCAGCCATCGGGGGGACATCCTTAGCGGTTTTTTTACCCTCAGAGGTGTTAAAACCACTTGTTATCATCATTTTAACGTGTGTGCTTATTTATACGCTTGTGAAAAAAGATTGGGGAGCGACACGTACTTATCGTAAATTAACACCTGTAAAAGCGATAATTTTTATTCTTTTAATTGTGGTTATTGGGTTTTATGATGGCTTTTTAGGTGGAGGTACGGGTTCATTTCTCATGTTTGCATTACTCGTCGTCGGTTTTGACTTTTTAAGTGCAGCTGGAAATGCAAAAGTTCTTAATTTTGCTTCCAATTTAGGTTCACTTCTTATGTTTATGTATTTAGGTCATGTAGATTATGTGCTCGGACTCTTATTAGCATTAAGTTCTGTTGTAGGATCTTATGCCGGTGCGCAATTTGCCATCCGAAAAGGTGTAAGTTATGTCAAAGTGTTATTCGTCGTTGTCACGCTCATTCTCATCTTAAAAAATACATATGATTACATTCAAGATTTTTTACTTTAG
- the tpx gene encoding thiol peroxidase: protein MTQITFKQNPVTLKGTEVNVGDQAPDFKVVDNNLQEVTLSHFDGKKKLLNVVPSLDTGVCDQQTRKFNEKANDEDGYVLTLSLDLPFAQKRWCASSGLDNVITLSDYQKHSFGEAYGVVMEELQLLARSVFVLDENNKVVYKEIVPEGTDFPNFDTALEAYRQL, encoded by the coding sequence TTGACACAAATTACGTTTAAACAAAATCCTGTTACACTTAAAGGAACAGAAGTTAATGTAGGTGATCAAGCACCTGACTTTAAGGTTGTTGATAATAACTTACAGGAAGTCACATTATCTCACTTTGATGGTAAAAAGAAATTGTTGAATGTTGTTCCATCATTAGATACGGGTGTATGTGACCAACAAACGCGAAAATTCAATGAAAAAGCGAATGATGAGGACGGTTACGTTTTAACATTATCTTTAGATTTACCATTTGCTCAAAAAAGATGGTGTGCCTCTAGTGGATTGGATAACGTCATTACCCTTAGTGATTATCAAAAACACTCTTTTGGTGAAGCTTATGGCGTTGTTATGGAAGAACTACAACTCCTCGCACGCTCTGTATTTGTATTAGATGAAAATAACAAAGTTGTCTATAAAGAAATAGTGCCAGAAGGAACAGACTTTCCAAACTTCGATACAGCACTTGAAGCATATCGTCAATTATAA